A region of Lagenorhynchus albirostris chromosome 20, mLagAlb1.1, whole genome shotgun sequence DNA encodes the following proteins:
- the CEP295NL gene encoding LOW QUALITY PROTEIN: protein DDC8 homolog (The sequence of the model RefSeq protein was modified relative to this genomic sequence to represent the inferred CDS: inserted 2 bases in 1 codon; deleted 3 bases in 2 codons; substituted 7 bases at 7 genomic stop codons), with amino-acid sequence MKGNAERAPWRSPSPDNEALLLRQKHQLLHVREKGDLPPQRRQDLXQWKSXAQRLAEELQAEXQEAPGQQVRGLERLYLAHLLGEAVVGRLAEDHEPDSEGSTQPGAARSPRAERKHTVAVRQEKGHREELVXRQPWCTTSRRRAVDQERQGASRATGLSPRPLSPPERSKGKHVPSTKTGGDHRPIDPGLSRGTDLVPAAVGESKCLEERETKTAQDGRRQLGKXTACLXGPKNHCLDQSPEGKADDLEQLWPVGSTCRRGASPLAKLCDKSRWXGELEFASEELLFDTNRTLRKHLNLHLDLKPGMDQSPSEEQGFEETQAWRRESQRKRNARDAEMDMVPAGEPASPAGVDAHLTPSRTSLKKLLSKPRNQKSHRMAKCVVENDSKPWSPEAGTSVDEENLLSCRPESRQEPPRPDALVQGSLQLHPQEQADRGGLTASRQKQKMQVEQRTPKQLDSLEQIRPPKMSLEADLQTELEYGRREQRQASLAHRKPDSPPDQEKKGGYDRSPTSPSASIVHDDRHSQMIRDLQQQILEKNKLHKRFLEEARKCLXEFQGIC; translated from the exons ATGAAAGGAAACGCGGAGAGAGCCCCTTGGCGGAGCCCCAGTCCCGACAACGAAGCCTTGCTTTTGAGGCAGAAGCACCAATTGCTACACGTCCGAGAGAAAGGAGACCTGCCCCCGCAGAGGAGACAGGACCTCTAGCAGTGGAAGAG TGCCCAGCGCTTGGCCGAGGAGCTGCAGGCAGAGTAGCAGGAGGCCCCAGGCCAGCAGGTCCGAGGCCTGGAGAGGCTGTACTTAGCACATCTGTTG GGGGAGGCGGTGGTGGGCAGACTGGCCGAGGACCATGAACCTGACTCAGAGGGCTCGACCCAGCCAGGAGCAGCCAGGTCGCCCAGGGCCGAGAGGAAGCACACAGTGGCCGTGCGGCAAGAGAAGGGACACAGGGAAGAGCTGGTCTGACGGCAGCCCTGGTGCACCACGTCCCGGAGAAGAGCGGTGGACCAGGAGAGGCAGGGAGCCTCCAGAGCCACGGGCCTGAGTCCTCGTCCCCTGAGCCCACCAGAGAGGAGTAAAGGAAAACACGTGCCTTCAACGAAGACCGGCGGGGACCACCGTCCCATTGACCCTGGCCTGAGCAGAGGGACAGACTTGGTCCCTGCTGCTGTAGGGGAGAGCAAATGCCTGGAGGAGCGGGAGACCAAAACAGCCCAGGACggcaggaggcagctggggaAGTGAACGGCTTGTCTTTAAGGCCCGAAAAACCACTGTTTGGATCAGAGCCCCGAGGGCAAAGCCGACGACCTGGAACAGCTGTGGCCAGTCGGCTCGACCTGCAGAAGGGGGGCCTCACCTCTGGCAAAGCTCTGTGACAAGAGCAGGTGGTAGGGAGAGCTGGAGTTTGCCTCTGAAGAGTTGTTGTTTGATACCAACCGGACGCTGAGAAAACACCTGAACTTGCACCTGGATCTCAAGCCCGGGATGGATCAGAGCCCCAGTGAAGAACAGGGCTTTGAGGAGACGCAGGCGTGGAGAAGGGAGAGCCAGAGAAAGAGGAACGCAAGAGATGCAGAGATGGACATGGTGCCCGCCGGGGAGCCCGCGAGTCCAGCGGGGGTGGACGCCCACCTGACGCCGTCCAGAACCAGCTTGAAAAAGTTACTAAGCAAGCCCAGGAACCAAAAATCCCATAGGATGGCCAAGTGCGTGGTTGAGAATGACAGTAAACCGTGGTCTCCCGAGGCAGGGACATCTGTCGATGAAGAGAACCTGCTCTCGTGCCGCCCCGAATCCAGACAGGAGCCTCCCCGACCAGACGCGCTGGTGCAGGGCTCCCTTCAGCTTCACCCGCAAGAACAGGCAGACAGAGGTGGCTTGACGGCATCAAGGCAGAAGCAGAAAATGCAGGTGGAGCAGAGAACACCAAAGCAGCTGGACTCGCTCGAGCAAATCAGACCCCCCAAGATGAGCTTGGAGGCCGACCTCCAGACGGAGCTGGAATATGGGAGGAGGGAACAGAGGCAAGCTTCTCTGGCTCATCGGAAGCCTGACTCC CCTCCAGaccaggagaagaaaggagggtATGACCGCAGCCCCACTTCCCCCTCGGCCAGCATCGTCCACGATGACAGGCACAGTCAGATGATCCGTGACCTTCAACAGCAAATTCTAGAGAAAAACAAGTTGCACAAGCGGTTTCTTGAAGAAGCCAGGAAATGCTTGTGAGAGTTTCAGGGAATATGTTAA